One region of Camelina sativa cultivar DH55 chromosome 6, Cs, whole genome shotgun sequence genomic DNA includes:
- the LOC104791543 gene encoding vacuolar-sorting receptor 1-like, producing the protein MKEKKYTKECADGIIKSLGIDLKKVDKCIGDPEADVENPVLKAEQESQIGKGSRGDVTILPTLVVNNRQYRGKLEKGAVLKAMCSGFQESTEPAICLTEELETNECLENNGGCWQDKAANITACRDTFRGRLCECPTVQGVKFVGDGYTHCKASGALHCGINNGGCWRETRGLFTYSACVDDHSKDCKCPHGFKGDGVKSCEDVDECKEKTVCQCPDCKCKNTWGSYECSCKNGLLYMREHDTCIGSGKVGTTKLSWSFLWILIIGVGVAGLSGYAVYKYRIRSYMDAEIRGIMAQYMPLESQPLNTSGPHMDI; encoded by the exons atgaaggagaagaagtacACCAAGGAATGCGCCGACGGAATTATTAAGTCCCTTG GCATTGATCTCAAGAAGGTAGACAAGTGTATCGGAGACCCGGAAGCAGATGTGGAGAACCCAGTTCTTAAAGCAGAGCAAGAGTCCCAG ATAGGTAAAGGTTCCCGTGGAGACGTGACTATACTCCCAACTCTTGTCGTGAACAACAGACAGTACAGAG gTAAATTGGAAAAAGGTGCAGTTCTCAAAGCTATGTGTTCGGGTTTCCAAGAGTCAACAGAACCAGCTATCTGTCTTACTGAAG AGTTGGAAACTAATGAATGTTTGGAAAACAACGGTGGATGCTGGCAAGACAAAGCTGCCAACATTACTGCATGCCGG GATACTTTTAGGGGAAGGTTGTGTGAGTGCCCTACTGTTCAAGGTGTTAAATTTGTTGGTGATGGCTACACTCACTGCAAAG CCTCTGGAGCTTTGCATTGTGGTATCAACAATGGAGGATGCTGGAGAGAAACCCGAGGTCTCTTCACTTACTCTGCTTGTGTT GATGATCATTCAAAGGATTGCAAATGCCCACATGGGTTCAAGGGCGATGGAGTGAAGAGTTGTGAAG ATGTGGACGAGTGCAAAGAAAAAACAGTGTGCCAGTGCCCAGATTGCAAATGTAAAAACACATGGGGAAGTTATGAATGCAGCTGCAAGAATGGTCTGCTTTATATGCGTGAACATGACACTTGCATAG GTTCAGGCAAAGTTGGAACTACAAAACTCAGCTGGAGCTTTTTGTGGATTCTCATAATCGGAGTTGGAGTTGCAGGTCTTTCTGGATATGCAGTCTACAAGTACAGGATCAGG AGTTACATGGATGCGGAAATTAGAGGGATCATGGCACAGTACATGCCTTTGGAAAGCCAACCACTCAACACAAGTGGTCCTCATATGGATATTTGA
- the LOC104791542 gene encoding mediator of RNA polymerase II transcription subunit 28, which produces MNYQQKPPPSSDPSPSPPDRPPGITSPETSSNNHNHEIEDIMACVTALEAALLPCLPARELQAIDRSPHPSHQIDVERHARDFMEAAKKLQLYFMGLKREDRAPTRAESLKKEIAEMEEELKTKEELIKKHSRLIRESQRLVKEQIEKHRVELEKV; this is translated from the exons ATGAATTACCAGCAAAAGCCGCCTCCGTCTTCTGACCCTTCGCCGTCGCCGCCTGACCGTCCACCGGGAATTACATCACCGGAGACGTCTTCGAACAATCACAACCATGAGATAGAGGACATTATGGCTTGCGTCACTGCTTTGGAAGCTGCTCTGCTCCCATGTTTACCCGCTAGAGAGCTTCAAGCAATCGACCGTTCTCCTCACCCTTCTCATCAAA TTGATGTTGAGCGGCATGCCAGAGATTTTATGGAAGCTGCGAAAAAGCTTCAGCTTTATTTCATGGGATTGAAGCGAGAAGATCGTGCACCTACTAGAGCAGAAAGCCTTAAGAAG gAGATTGCAGAAATGGAGGAAGAGCTCAAGACAAAGGAAGAGCTGATAAAGAAGCACTCAAGGCTTATCCGAGAATCGCAGAGGCTAGTGAAAGAACAGATAGAGAAACACCGAGTAGAGCTGGAGAAAGTATGA
- the LOC104791544 gene encoding IQ domain-containing protein IQM3-like, translating into MQVVASFDFQPSPFSHGAGDILISPVDRRDESLVPEKSSLGESACEDDSTSLAAVKVQKVYRSYRTRRRLADSVVVAEELWWQAMDYARLNHSTISFFDYSRPETAVSRWNRVSLNASKVGKGLSIVDKAQKLAFQHWIEAIDPRHRYGHNLHKYYEEWCKADAGQPFFYWLDVGGGINLELNECPRSKLKQQCIRYLGPQEREEYEYVIIEGKIVHKLTGKFLHTMHGSEGTKWIFVMSTFKKLYAGLKKKGRFHHSSFLAGGATLAAGRVIVDDGVLKTISAYSGHYRPSDDSLDTFLSFLRENAVNLDDVEVHKASEDSDTYEDYVKSNGGDDPETLKKEDSTLQAETETDENSNGTLGTLEEAKRSSYQRTLSGALESPKANVPQKSMLLRINSKKQSRSLQLGHQLSLKWCTGAGPRIGCAADYPVQLRTQALEFVNLSPRYRSSTLSPTGRLDV; encoded by the exons ATGCAGGTAGTTGCGAGCTTCGATTTTCAGCCTTCGCCGTTCTCACACGGCGCCGGTGATATTCTCATTTCTCCGGTAGACCGCCGGGATGAATCTTTAGTGCCGGAGAAATCATCACTCGGAGAAAGCGCGTGTGAAGACGACTCGACTAGCTTGGCGGCGGTGAAAGTGCAGAAGGTTTACAGAAGTTATCGCACGCGGCGTAGATTAGCTGACTCTGTCGTCGTCGCCGAAGAGCTCTG GTGGCAAGCGATGGACTATGCGAGGCTTAATCATAGTACTATTTCGTTTTTTGATTACTCGAGACCTGAAACTGCTGTTTCTAGGTGGAATCGTGTGAGCTTGAATGCTTCTAAg gTGGGGAAGGGACTGTCCATAGTCGACAAAGCTCAGAAGTTGGCCTTTCAGCACTGGATTGAAGCT ATTGATCCTCGACACCGGTATGGACACAATCTGCATAAATACTATGAAGAATGGTGTAAAGCTGATGCTGGTCAGCCTTTCTTTTACTG GTTGGATGTTGGAGGAGGGATAAATCTAGAACTTAACGAGTGTCCGAGGTCAAAGCTTAAGCAGCAATGCATTAGATATCTTGGACCT CAAGAGAGGGAAGAGTATGAGTATGTGATCATAGAAGGGAAGATTGTTCACAAGTTAACTGGAAAGTTTCTACACACTATGCATGGATCCGAGGGAACTAAATGGATCTTTGTTATGAGTACTTTCAAGAAACTCTATGCTGGTCTG aagaagaaaggaaggtTCCATCACTCAAGCTTTTTAGCCGGAGGAGCAACATTAGCCGCCGGGAGGGTGATTGTTGACGATGGAGTTCTCAAG ACAATCTCTGCATACAGCGGACATTACAGGCCATCAGATGATAGCCTTGACACATTCCTCTCGTTTCTCAGAGAGAACGCAGTGAACCTTGACGATGTTGAG GTCCACAAAGCTAGTGAAGATTCCGACACCTACGAGGATTACGTTAAATCCAACGGAGGAGATGATCCCGAAACGTTAAAGAAAGAGGACTCAACGTTACAAGCAGAGACTGAAACAGATGAAAACAGTAACGGAACACTTGGTACACTTGAAGAGGCGAAACGTAGTAGTTACCAGAGAACGCTCTCAGGTGCACTTGAGAGTCCAAAAGCTAATGTGCCTCAGAAGTCAATGCTACTAAGGATCAACTCAAAGAAACAGTCAAGATCCTTACAGTTGGGTCATCAGCTATCGCTGAAATGGTGTACCGGAGCTGGTCCAAGGATCGGTTGTGCAGCTGATTACCCGGTTCAGCTCAGAACACAGGCGTTGGAGTTTGTTAACTTGTCTCCAAGATACCGAAGCAGCACACTTTCTCCGACCGGGAGGCTTGATGTCTGA
- the LOC104791545 gene encoding monodehydroascorbate reductase 1, peroxisomal, which produces MAEKSFKYIILGGGVSAGYAAKEFANQGVKPGELAVISKEAVAPYERPALSKGYLFPEGAARLPGFHCCVGSGGEKLLPESYKQKGIELILSTEIVKADLSAKSLVSAAGDVFKYETLIIATGSTVLRLTDFGVKGADSKNILYLREIDDADNLVEAIKAKKGGKAVVVGGGYIGLELSAALRINNFDVTMVFPEPWCMPRLFTADIAAFYETYYTNKGVKIIKGTVASGFTAHSSGEVKEVQLKDGRTLEADIVIVGVGAKPLTSLFKGQVEEDKGGIKTDAFFKTSVPDVYAVGDVATFPMKMYGDVRRVEHVDHSRKSAEQAVKAIKAAEGGAAVEEYDYLPFFYSRSFDLSWQFYGDNVGDSVLFGDSNPSNPKPKFGAYWVQGGKVVGAFMEGGSGDENKALANVAKARPAAESLDELTKQGISFAAKI; this is translated from the exons ATGGCGGAGAAGAGCTTTAAATACATCATCCTCGGCGGTGGCGTTTCAGCC GGATACGCAGCTAAGGAGTTTGCCAATCAAGGTGTTAAACCAGGAGAATTGGCAGTTATCTCCAAAGAGGCC GTGGCTCCATATGAACGCCCTGCACTTAGCAAGGGGTATTTGTTTCCTGAAG GGGCTGCTAGACTTCCAGGTTTCCATTGCTGTGTCGGTAGTGGTGGAGAAAAACTGCTTCCTGAATCGTACAAGCAGAAAG gGATTGAGTTGATACTAAGCACAGAGATAGTGAAAGCTGATCTCTCTGCCAAGAGTCTTGTCAGTGCAGCTGGGGATGTCTTCAAATATGAGACTCTCATTATTGCAACTGGTTCTACT GTGCTCAGATTGACTGATTTTGGAGTAAAAGGTGCAGACTCCAAGAATATCCTCTATCTGAGGGAAATTGATGATGCTGACAATTTGGTTGAAGCAATTAAAGCTAAGAAAGGTGGAAAGGCTGTAGTTGTTGGTGGAGGTTACATTGGTCTTGAGCTTAGTGCAGCTCTGAGGATCAACAATTTTGATGTCACTATGGTTTTCCCTGAACCTTGGTGCA TGCCTAGGCTTTTCACCGCCGATATTGCTGCTTTCTATGAGACTTACTATACAAACAAGGGAGTGAAGATCATCAAAGGAACAGTGGCATCTGGGTTCACCGCTCATTCCAGCGGAGAG GTGAAGGAAGTACAACTCAAGGATGGGAGGACACTAGAAGCCGACATTGTGATAGTTGGGGTTGGTGCAAAACCATTGACATCCTTATTCAAGGGGCAGGTCGAGGAAGACAAAGGTGGAATTAAG ACCGATGCATTCTTCAAAACAAGTGTCCCAGATGTTTATGCTGTTGGCGATGTTGCCACTTTCCCTATGAAAATGTACGGAGACGTGAGAAGGGTCGAGCATGTTGACCATTCCCGCAAATCAGCAGAGCAAGCTGTTAAG GCGATCAAAGCGGCTGAGGGAGGCGCAGCAGTGGAGGAATACGACTATCTTCCATTCTTCTACTCTCGCTCCTTTGATCTGTCGTGGCAGTTCTATGGAGACAACGTAGGAGACTCTGTGTTATTTGGAGACAGCAACCCatcaaacccaaaaccaaaatttgGAGCATATTGGGTTCAAGGTGGTAAAGTGGTTGGAGCTTTCATGGAAGGAGGCAGCGGTGATGAGAACAAGGCTTTGGCTAATGTTGCCAAAGCTAGACCTGCTGCAGAGAGCCTTGACGAGCTCACCAAACAAGGCATTTCCTTTGCAGCTAAGATCTGA
- the LOC104791546 gene encoding serine/threonine-protein kinase KIPK1, with protein sequence MGSFGGACEIVEEKDDEVRLPKHSGRYGKSVMGLSSKDLERKPREYHGSLEYDIDKLFQSISVKPSTRLMSSSFHNHETSASAGPSRTTSPSKRIASMKKPGTPQSPRVFGLSDSVSLKQALRDRCISKASEMAAQKRLSKSAAASPRVSEADRIKSLYDQVSNESTSSRSGLVPVEKGKRSLVEKPPMSLNDKPSSSSNPISEPSQDGTSLGLQGEENQMREIKLLHKSNKSVSCLSSGSGDYEIELDETVASPSTRAFVQDDVIEIDKHVTSLPSHSSKKVNATELDKNIPSSALDSEQKGKLDDAPSSGTEKSKTVRKVTRMIPRPKQPKKKILLKKKLKIGLVSVTYPTKNDEEIVPSIDSSANQLLCQRCHCSLKSTSIDNHPPSYTASHNPEICSESLSSVSNNVGKEAHQVSDGNSSGSCNVSQSSEAEIVIMKQDFSSSNNSGNGAMHEKERENPTSSEKFEFSLSSKDSLGDYSRSTSMSEESNLSRFSCGNKPHMSMDVRWEAIKHVKVQYGSMGLRHFNLLKKLGCGDIGTVYLAELIGTNCLFAIKVMDNEFLARRKKSPRAQAEREILKMLDHPFLPTLYAQFTSDNLSCLVMEYCPGGDLHVLRQKQLGRCFPEPAARFYVAEILLALEYLHMLGIIYRDLKPENILVREDGHIMLTDFDLSLRCAVNPTLLRSNSPPGKDPARISGPYNTSNCIQPFCISEPSCQVSCFSPRLSSNQQQGRKQKKADHLSKSQQQLKRSLPQLVAEPTEARSNSFVGTHEYLAPEIIKGEGHGAAVDWWTFGVLLYELLYGKTPFKGYNNDETLANVVLQNLKFPDSPLVSFQAKDLIRGLLVKEPENRLGSEKGSAEIKRHPFFEGLNWALIRCAIPPELPDFYEYGGGAEAAADSPGGSDSKYLECKAIGDHLEFELF encoded by the exons ATGGGATCGTTTGGAGGCGCTTGTGAAATTGTGgaagagaaagatgatgaagtaAGATTGCCTAAACATTCCGGGAGATATGGTAAATCAGTTATGGGATTATCGAGTAAAGATTTGGAGCGGAAGCCGCGAGAGTACCATGGCTCTCTTGAGTATGATATTGATAAGCTTTTTCAGTCTATTTCTGTGAAACCATCAACAAGGTTGATGAGTTCTTCTTTCCATAATCATGAGACGAGCGCAAGTGCCGGTCCAAGCAGGACTACAAGCCCTTCCAAGAGAATTGCTTCCATGAAAAAACCTGGCACACCTCAGTCGCCTAGAGTTTTTGGTCTCTCTGATTCGGTTTCTTTGAAGCAGGCTTTGAGGGATCGTTGCATTTCCAAGGCGTCGGAAATGGCTGCTCAGAAACGGTTGTCGAAATCCGCAGCTGCTTCTCCGAGGGTGTCAGAAGCAGACAGGATAAAGAGTTTGTATGACCAAGTTTCAAATGAATCTACTAGCAGCAGGTCTGGGCTTGTTCCTGTGGAAAAGGGTAAAAGAAGTTTGGTTGAGAAACCTCCGATGTCGTTAAATGATAAACCAAGCTCTTCATCTAACCCAATTTCTGAGCCATCTCAAGATGGAACCAGTTTGGGATTACAAGGAGAGGAAAATCAAATGCGGGAGATTAAGCTGTTGCATAAATCCAACAAATCTGTGTCTTGTCTTAGTTCTGGCAGTGGAGATTACGAGATAGAGTTAGATGAAACTGTTGCGTCTCCTTCAACTCGTGCGTTTGTTCAAGATGATGTGATAGAGATAGACAAACATGTTACCTCACTGCCTTCTCATTCTAGCAAGAAAGTTAATGCGACAGAGCTTGACAAGAATATCCCCTCATCTGCTTTAGACTCAGAGCAGAAAGGGAAGTTGGATGATGCACCTAGTTCAGGGACAGAGAAGAGCAAAACAGTACGAAAGGTAACAAGAATGATTCCACGTCCcaaacaacccaaaaaaaagattttgcttaagaagaagttaaaaattGGGTTGGTTTCAGTAACTTACCCAACAAAAAACGATGAAGAAATTGTTCCTTCCATAGATTCTAGTGCCAATCAACTTCTCTGCCAGAGATGTCACTGTTCGTTGAAGAGCACCAGTATTGATAACCACCCACCCTCATATACTGCTAGTCATAATCCTGAGATTTGCTCAGAAAGTTTGAGCTCTGTTTCAAATAATGTTGGTAAAGAAGCTCATCAAGTATCTGACGGGAACTCCTCTGGTTCTTGTAATGTCAGTCAAAGCTCTGAAGCTGAGATTGTCATCATGAAACAAGATTTTTCCTCGAGCAATAACAGTGGAAACGGTGCAATGCatgaaaaggaaagagagaatcCAACTTCAAGTGAGAAATTCGAGTTTTCTTTGAGTTCAAAAGATAGTCTTGGGGATTATAGCAGGAGCACAAGCATGAGCGAGGAGAGCAATCTGAGCAGATTTAGCTGTGGGAATAAGCCTCACATGTCGATGGATGTGCGATGGGAAGCGATTAAGCATGTGAAGGTTCAATACGGCTCTATGGGTTTACGACACTTCAACCTTTTGAAGAAACTCGGTTGTGGAGATATAGGAACAGTCTATCTCGCCGAGCTGATTGGTACAAACTGTTTGTTTGCCATAAAGGTCATGGACAACGAGTTCTTGGCAAGAAGGAAAAAGTCTCCACGGGCACAAGCAGAAAGAGAAATACTTAAAATGTTGGACCATCCTTTTCTTCCTACATTATACGCTCAATTTACTTCGGATAATTTGTCTTGTCTAGTCATGGAGTATTGTCCTGGAGGAGATCTTCATGTCCTCAGACAGAAGCAGCTAGGCCGGTGTTTCCCTGAACCTGCAGCAAG ATTCTATGTTGCTGAGATTCTCCTTGCATTGGAGTATTTACACATGCTTGGTATCATATACCGAGATCTGAAACCAGAAAACATTCTTGTCCGAGAAGATGGACACATCATGCTTACTGATTTCGACCTCTCACTTCGTTGTGCTGTGAACCCGACTCTTCTCAGGTCAAATTCTCCGCCTGGTAAAGATCCGGCAAGGATTTCAGGTCCATACAACACATCCAACTGTATACAACCATTCTGTATCAGCGAACCATCTTGCCAGGTTTCTTGTTTCAGCCCTAGGCTCTCCTCAAACCAACAACAAggtagaaaacaaaagaaggcaGATCATCTTTCGAAAAGTCAACAACAGTTGAAGAGATCATTGCCTCAGCTGGTGGCTGAACCAACTGAGGCAAGGTCCAATTCTTTTGTGGGAACACACGAGTACTTAGCCCCAGAGATCATTAAAGGAGAAGGACACGGCGCTGCGGTTGACTGGTGGACTTTCGGGGTTCTCCTTTACGAGCTTCTGTATGGGAAAACACCTTTCAAAGGTTACAACAACGACGAGACGTTGGCCAATGTCGTGTTGCAGAACCTCAAGTTTCCAGATAGTCCGCTTGTGAGCTTCCAGGCAAAGGATTTGATCAGAGGGCTTCTGGTTAAAGAACCAGAGAACCGGCTTGGGTCAGAGAAAGGATCTGCAGAGATCAAAAGACATCCTTTCTTTGAAGGATTGAATTGGGCTCTGATCCGGTGCGCAATCCCGCCTGAGCTTCCAGATTTCTATGAGTATGGTGGTGGAGCAGAGGCAGCTGCGGATTCTCCTGGAGGCAGTGATAGTAAGTATCTTGAATGTAAAGCCATAGGCGATCATCTTGAGTTCGAGTTGTTTTAA
- the LOC104791548 gene encoding uncharacterized protein LOC104791548: MSSKNNLGAAAASAVNTNGKLPMEENEDEEIWKVAVSRFQAREEEIERKKMTVKEKVQQRLGFAEEATRCLTQTLEELEIMGDPMRKEVGMVRKKIDLANRDIKSLAQSCQKKEKEYKETLEAFNEKNKEKAHLVSMLMELLAESERLRIKKLEEINKTVGTLQ, encoded by the exons atgagtAGCAAGAACAACTTAGGAGCTGCTGCAGCTTCTGCAGTAAACACCAATGGTAAGCTACCAATGGAGGAGAACGAAGATGAAGAGATATGGAAAGTTGCAGTGTCGAGGTTTCAagccagagaagaagagatcgagaggaagaagatgactgtTAAGGAAAAAGTTCAACAGCGGCTCGGTTTTGCAGAGGAAGCTACAAGATGCTTAACTCAAACACTGGaa GAGTTAGAGATTATGGGAGATCCTATGAGAAAAGAAGTTGGAATGGTGAGAAAGAAAATAGACTTGGCGAATAGAGATATCAAATCTTTGGCACAAAGCTGTCAGAAGAAG GAGAAGGAATACAAAGAGACATTGGAAGCTTTCAAcgaaaagaacaaagagaaagctCACCTTGTATCAATGTTAATGGAG CTACTGGCTGAAAGTGAAAGATTGAGGATAAAGAAACTGGAGGAAATCAACAAGACTGTTGGAACCTTGCAATAA